The segment GGAACGATCTGATGTTGTTCTCTACCATCGGATTCTTTAATGGTGATATAGAGATCCCCACTGCTACCTGTTGGATAAAGGTCATTAATTTCAAAAGCACCAGCAGCGACCTCGGTTTGGTAGATAACATAACCATTTTGACGGATGGTAACTTGTGCATTACTACGAGCAATTCCTCTAACGGTAGGTGCGTAGCCTCGTAAGCTTTCCGGGTACATATCATCATCTGTCGTTAACTGAATGCCACGAAATGGAACAGTATCAAAAACCATCGCAGGGGAGACGCCATCCCCCAATATCAGTTGGCTTTTGATACTGTTGATATTGCGTGATGCGTAGGTGTAGACGGTATCCCATTGATTGGCATTGTTACCACTATTGGACCACGTAGAATAATTACGTAGTCGCCAAGCTCCCCAATTGATTCCTGGCCGTAAATTGGCGTAATTTGCCTCTGTATTACCTTGATGCTTTCTGCTGTAATTTTTTGAACCGCTATAGCTATAGTTGAGGAACATCGCATTAATGCCATTATCAATGTTGGCGAGATTGACTGATCCCCGAGGTATTTTTTCCATCGCAATTTGTGGAATACTTAGGTATAGACGTTGGGTTCTGAAGTTGAAATCACTTTTTGCATCAGGGATTGCGGTTATTTGAATGCAAGTGTTCGACTCCTGTTGTAATGCAGGAAATAGTTTGGTGCGAATTCCAAAGCTATTTAAATTTTTAATAGAGAAACAAGGCGTAAGATTACCTTGAGTATCTTTTTTGAAGATGATTTTTTGGGCAGTGACCAAATCATTATTGAGATAAATATAAACAAAATAGTCCCCCTCTAATTGCTGATTATTATCAAATTTAGAGAGATCAATTTTATTCTTATTTGGTCCTTCGAGGAAATCAGGTTCGAAATATGAATCATCATCATGAGGCTCGATGTTCTCTTTATTAAATTTATCTTCAGCATATGAAAAAGACATACTGCATAGATATAGCAGTATTAATATGTGTATTTTCATTAGCAATTTCTTCATTGTAGTATTTATATTTTTTTATCGAAGGTCTTGGTTGTTGCACCAAAATCATTGATGAGTTCCCATTTAATAGTGCCATGTTTTGATGAGCTTTCTGTATTAAATTCAACAGTCGAAAATGGAGCGATATAAGAAACATTCTTTAATGCTTTTTCATTAAAAGATATTCGCTGGAAGTTAATATAATAAGGCGTTGGATTTTTTACTATAATCTTATTTCCCGATTTTGACCAAATTATTTTTTTCTGCTCTTTATTAAAATCAACGTTCTTTAAAGAGATTGGTCTATAAATGAGTTTCATTTGTGTTCTAAAAGCAATCTGAAGTGAGTTTTCTTGAAATTTAACGGAGGGAATGTTTTTAATATTTAACCAAAAAAGAGATTCGCGATTATTTGGTAGGACATCTTCTGTTAAGAATATGCGTAAAGTGTTAGTGCTTTCTCGAGGTAATTTAAATAAAGGAGGAGTAACCGAAAAAATGGATTGTGGCTCACCGTTTTCATCATCAATCCAAGATTGAATCAAGTAGGCAATTTCATCAGGGTTTTCAATATCAATGCTCGAGTCTTTGCCCCCCTCATTGTAGATGACTCTTGTTCCACCAACAATTACACCAGAATAGGCATTGGTGATGAGTATAAAAAACAATATAAAAAAAACGGAAAAAGTTCTCATAGGGTCACCACTGACGTTATTACTTCAGTATGTTTACATGTATGTAAGTCTAGCCTTAGTTATAGCTGATTAAGAATGTCGCTGAGGCATTGGCTGGGCCGACGGTCACGGGTATAGCTTTAGCTACATAATTAGCTGTGAAATCTAGGTTATTTTCAACAGTCGGTAGAAGAGGGTATTCATTAGATGGCGATAATAATGTTACTGTTGCATTTTTATTATCAGTTAATTGTACGCCAACACCTGTTGCCGCATTAGATGCGGTCTTTAATGCAATAACCGTATTATCACCAGAGAATGGTGTGGCATCGAAAGAAACT is part of the Providencia zhijiangensis genome and harbors:
- a CDS encoding molecular chaperone, which gives rise to MRTFSVFFILFFILITNAYSGVIVGGTRVIYNEGGKDSSIDIENPDEIAYLIQSWIDDENGEPQSIFSVTPPLFKLPRESTNTLRIFLTEDVLPNNRESLFWLNIKNIPSVKFQENSLQIAFRTQMKLIYRPISLKNVDFNKEQKKIIWSKSGNKIIVKNPTPYYINFQRISFNEKALKNVSYIAPFSTVEFNTESSSKHGTIKWELINDFGATTKTFDKKI